The genomic region ACATTGCGAAAGAAGTCAAGCGGCAAGCCTCAAAGAAAGTTGGCCGCTCGGTGGATCGGATGAGCGACGAGTACAGCAAGAGGTCCTACAGCCGCTTTGAAGAGGACGATGATGATGACTACCCTATGCAGGGGAGCCAAGATGGGGGCTACTACCGCAGCGACAGCCAGGCCGCCAACGACGACGAGGGTGGGCACAGTGACTCCACCGAGGGCCACGACGAGGACGACGAGATCTACGAGGGGGAGTACCAAGGAATCCCCAGGGCTGATTCTGGGAAAGGCGACCTGGCCGGAGGTCCTGGATCAATAACAGCCGGGGCTCAGCAGTTCAAAGATGTTGGGGCGTCCGAGGCGGCAAGGCGGAAGGACCAGGAGGAGCTGGCTCAGCAGTACGAGACCATTTTACAGGAATGTGGCCACGGGAAGTTCCAGTGGTCCCTGTACTTCGTGCTGGGGCTGGCACTGATGGCCGATGGCGTGGAAATCTTCGTGGTGGGGTTTGTCCTCCCCAGTGCAGAGAAGGATATGTGTCTGTCTGAACCCAGCAAAAGCATGCTTGGTAAGACTCATACTCCTGTGTGTCACAGATTAAGGTACTTGTTCAAGTcctatttaaaacatttcaatgaCTCACTGTTGCTCTTGGCGACATGTCCCTTCATCACACTGTTTACACGTGTACTGATTATTCTGAGTCAGTTCCACATAAGCCAGAAGAGTCTCTGGGGAATTTTCAACTCTAGCTGCAGCCACTGGTCTTAGTTTTCTTTATAATTAATGGTTTGAAGATGTCACACTCTTTCCTGCTAATAGATTCCCAGAGATCCATCTCTGTTTATGCTCTGTGAAAATTTTGGGAGATAATCTAGAGCAGAAACAAGAgcaagataaaaaagaaattgtagaTGTGAAAGATTAGTCTGAACCGTTTATTTTTAATGGGTTAAGAACTGTTTCTTAAAGCATGTGTGTCCTCAAGCTAAGGTGTAACATTTAGGACTGAGaaattgaaaatgaataattcttTCAAAAACTACACTTTCTTTCGATGCCATTTGGGACCAGGTATGATAGAGAAAAACATTATATCTAAGAAGAGATCTTTTGTGCCTGCAGTTAttcattttgttaatattgGGTGTTCACTTTTTTGATAAATTGTCATAAGCACAATTGCTTAAACCTCTTGAGCTCATTGGTAGGATGCCTGCTTTGAATTCTGACAACAACAGAGCTCTTCTGTTTAATTTTCCAATGACTGTTAGGGAAAAGGTTATACAGTACGACTTAGTAACTTAACAAAATAAAGTCTGCAGTTTTTCAGAACTTACAGGTTCTGAAACCTGTAAGTTTTGGTTTCCAAAATGTTCAGTGAACTCACCAGCCATTTACCTTACTGGTTATTTTCAGGAAGTCAGAAGATATTTTCCTGGAACTTACAGGTTCCCAGAAATTGTCTAAAACTTTTGTGTATTTCTCTGAATTTAAAGGACTTTCTAAAAACCTTTAACCTACTGATCTGAAAGAGGGATGATGGACATCTAACGCTGACGTGATTTACAAGTTATAATCCTGAATGCACAATATAGTTTCCAAAAATCTGGAGGTTATTTTGTGGAACTTACTGCTTCATAATTCAgtttacataaaatacaaaatcttagtAGAAACTTCTAGGATTTTACTGGCTACTTTCTGAACTTACAGGACATTTGACAGGAATTTATACCTTGTAAATTCTAGAAACTAAATGAGTACTTTCTACAACTTTCTTGGGACTTACTTTAGTGAAGTTAAAGACCTTCTATGTGGAACTTAAAGGATATTTTTTGACAACTCTCCCAGATGTTACTAATTGTTTTCCTATCAAGCCAGCTACGGCAATTTAATTGATACAGAACAACAACCTGGTAAGCGCAAATATTTCAATTGTTAAATTCAAATGTGGTGTATTCCTGCAAACTGCTGGCACAAGATGCTTCAGGAAAGAGGTTCAAACAACTTCACAGCAAAGGATATTATTTGAAACTGCATGCAGAAAATCCGAATCAAGAGGAAATCTTGGCCCATTTGTTGAAATCCCTGTTGATCTTTAAACACagcttttttttacagtgcatatACAGAACCATACTAGCATTACTCAATGTATAGATCTTACTCTCAAATGAGTTTTGTCCTTATACACACTTTCcaactttaattatttaatcaacCCCAGTGTAAGAATTCAGCTTAGAAATATGCTCCAAGCACACTTGGTAGCAATCAAACACTACACAAGTAAAGGACATAATATCAAAGATTAATAAGACAGTGAATTAGTATTTTTGCTCAGAATTGgctgatagaaaaaaaattatgtaaacatCAAATGTTGAAAGCtaacacattttgtttgctCTCCTGACAGGCCTCATCGTATACTTTGGGATGATGGTGGGGGCTTTCCTCTGGGGGGCTATGGCAGACCGGATAGGCCGTCGGCAGTCCCTCATCATCTCTCTGTCCATCAACAGtatcttctccttcttctcGTCCTTCGTTCAGGGTTACAgcacttttctgttttgccGCCTCCTCTCAGGTGTTGGGTAATTGCACCTTTAACTCTTTTTGTGAATTCCTCTATCCAACACATTAATGTACTATCTGAACAGTTCACTGTAATTGGGATTAGTAATGCCTCCCCTCCCCCCACTTGATAGTATTTTTGATGTTTGGGTGACCAGTTTATAACAGAAAATCAATGTAAAACCCTTTTACAATATTCCCTAAGAGAACAATTATCGTCATGTAGAGTTTTATTGTCATTCCAGTATTTTCCACTTCATTGAACTGGTGAATCGAAAGGTCAACATCATTCCCAGTGAGTTACAACCAATAACCTACTCAGTGATCACACAGGGCAGAAGAAGAAGCTTGAGTCATCCCTTATGTctttatattttgcttcaaGCAGCCAGACTTTGTAATCCTTTAAGGTCATCTTCATTCATTTCTGAGGCTGCTTAgaagaatgtttttcttccatatatcaaacataactatGGTCTTAAACTCAGAGCACCACTATTGTGTCTACACATGACAGGCAACAGAGAGaagaattgattttaaatctCTAGGCACTTTATTCCTGACAGCCAGTCACAAATATACAATTTATTCCTAGTTCTTTGAGTTTTGAGTGAGAAAAATGCCAACAATGACACATTCTGGTATGTACTAAGTAAGAACTGTATTTTTGTATCCATTCCTCAAGGCAGACCAATCATCTAAAGGTCAAGCTGTTCCTTGGCTTCAGGTGTTTGCttgtctctttttatttattagcgcaaagaaccaaaaaaaaactctcactGGGAATAATGTATCTGTACAACAAGCCTCTAGTAACAAAGTTCCTAAAGATCAATGACAAAATAAGCTGTATATGAAGTTGTTTATTACGAGCAGACTACAATTAAACATTGGATGATGTACAGCTCAGGGTAAGTTAATTGAAAATACATTGAACCTTTTAAAGACACCCAGAAAGTCATGGTATCCTTTActctttaaacaaaatcagaaacgTCTGTGTCCTTGGCAGCGGAATAAATAGCAACTGTGGATGATTTAAAGCAACAATAGCAAAGCTTTTTGGTACCAAACGagacagcaaaacaaacacaacaagagTCAAATTCTCTCTGCCCAACAGTCACTGTTGTCTTGTGTCACTGGTCCAGATAATAGCAGTGGTTTTAAATAACTCCCTGCTgcaacatttttgattaaaatggctgaattatCTCCTCAATCTGTCAGCAAGCTATACAGAAATAGATTATTGATCCATTCATCACAAGCAAAAATGATGAAGAAGGGAAATTTCTGAAAACACGCAGGGCAGTGGCAGGGTTAAGGACCACTACCCAAATGCATTCTGGCATTTTGGGCTATAAagtgaacaaattaaaaatagttataCTTTCCTTTACAATGGGATAAAACCCCTCTCCCCAATGCTGACCTTTGGACTCTAACCTTTACAGAATTGGTGGCTCAATTCCCATCGTGTTCTCCTACTACTCTGAATTTCTGTCCCAAGAGAAGCGCGGCGAGCACCTCAGCTGGCTCTGCATGTTCTGGATGATTGGAGGAATTTATGCGTCCGCCATGGCCTGGGCCATCATCCCACACTATGGTGAGCATGGAAATGCAAATGATCAAGACACAGAAATGTTAAGGAACATTAGGGACAACATGTTGGGCTCTACAGTCTTTTCATATTTCCTTCCACATTCATTGTGTGCTGCTTGTTGCTTTGATTCAGTTCCATAGTCTTCCTTTTCAGCCACTTGGTCTCAGTCTTTTACTGTCTAATCTGTGTAAacatacatatactgtatataaagtTTGCCTCTATTCTGCTGTCCTACTCTGCCAACCTTTGTtacttgtcattttaaaaaattgttttggattTGCATGCAAGAATTCTTCTCACCCAAAGTCCTTAAGGAAGATTAAGGCCTGCAAATTAGTAtaatttttatgtaatcttGCAAAGATCCTGTCAATTCAGATTCAAATAATCTGCTTGCCTTCTTTTCAACTCTTTGTAGCCCTTTGTGATTGTAAGACAAATTTAATTAGCCTACTATATGACCACTCATTttcactcaaaaacaaaaacaaacatcaacaacaaaaaaaaaacaacaacccccCATATTTGGTTCATTGCTGGGGGGTTTTCAGCAAGTGCAACATTTATTGCAAACAGTGGAGGTACTTATAACACCCACTAACCAAGTGACTCAGTAATGTGAACATATGTCAAATATGTGGAGCTCCTATATCTGGTTTACTTTCatcaaatgatccaaaacatgTAGGCGGTATTTTGCAGAGATCCATTTTCGGCCAAACACCATCTGGTTAATTATCGCATGTTACACACAGTGACTGAAAAAAAGCACAGTTTGTGAGCTCAAACTCACGCCTCTGAGCAAATAATGACgagatattttgtatttatgttggGTTTCAGCAAGTTAACTCACCAATATAAGTTTTTGACTTTATATTGACTTATGGTTGTAACTAATTTTTCTGTTTCCGTTTGGTTAAATATCTTTTGTTGTCATTTGTCTTTACTTCCAAGGGTGGAGTTTCCAGATGGGCTCAGCGTATCAGTTCCACAGCTGGCGagtgtttgtgttggtctgtgcGTTTCCTTCTGTTGCAGCCATCGCTGCACTCAACGCCATGCCTGAGAGCCCACGCTTCTACTTAGAGGTGTGCATAACAGTTGACAGTCAgtctttttaaagctttacacATTCTTTGAGGTTTTACCGCTAAAAGCTTGGtggaataaatatatatatacatatttaaatttttttagtcAGAAGTGACACGTCTTTAtcttctttttcaaaacagaatgGGAAGCATGATGAAGGCTGGATGATTCTGAAGCAAGTTCATGACACAAACATGAGAGCTAAAGGACACCCAGAGAGGGTGTTCACTGTGAGTATCCTTGAGAAATATTTGTTGCAATCATTGAAaccaaaagttgaaaaagatGCAAATGTGACAGACAATAAACATCACTTCATAAATGCTAGCTGGGAAAAACATCTTGCAATCTTGCAGTTACCTGCTTTCATTACTGTGCAACATTCAGAATGTAttgttatataatttatatattgcATATACTGTATACCGTTTGATCAAATTCTAGACTCTAAAGGCTCAGAAACTGAACTTTAAGATAACAGTTGTGAgcttaaatcttattttatcggtcaaatcaaatcggtttttatttgtgtagtaCCAAATTATATCAACATAAAAAGATGgttaacatttaataaattataaaccATCAttggaaaactgctttttgcaTATACTCTGGTTATCTTTGTCAATGAAGACCTGAAGTACGTAACTATGACAAGAACAAAAAACCACAGAGAATTGTAATGGGGCAAATATTTTCTCTCTACATTGTTTTTATGAGATAAGCTTAAGCCAACAAGGTTTTCAAACATATTTCCTGAATTGGCTACTATGAAAGCCTGACTGTCTTGTGTCTGATTATTCCAAGGTCACCACAATAAAGACTGTGAAGCAGGTTGATgagttggtggacattggaaccGACACCCCCGTCTGGCAGCGCTACAGACTGAAGATTATGAGTCTCTCCCAACAGGTCAGTAAAACTGTCAGAGTTacaaatgtgcttttttaaaacccagattgtttttttttcatgtcacaCTCTGCAGCACAGCCACAGTACTGCGACACAGTTCTATTAGATTATGATGCATTCAGCCTACTTTCTGCTAAATGCAACGCCTACACCCTCCGTCCTGAATAAATAACACTTAACGAGGGTTGGGACTGGGTTTTGATTCTCAAATTTCGTTCTCACTCTCTTAGAAGCACGCAAAGCTTAGAAAGTAGCTTCAAAGACTAATTAGATCAAAGCCAGATAcggatttatttcttttaaatgaatctcgttttttttctctcgtcACATGCTGCAGATACGGAACAACATTCTTGCCTGCTTTAGCCCTGAATACAAAAGGACCACCTTTATGCTCATGGCTGTTTGGTTCAGCATGTCCTTCAGGTAAACAGAAGAGCCCCGTCACTGTTCCTGTAGTATCTCATGTATATCATGCTCATTTTTCGTGCTTCTTTTTTCGTCTGTCTTTTCTTCAAAAAACCTTGCAGCTACTATGGGCTGACGGTGTGGTTCCCTGACATGATCAAGTACATCCAGAAGCAGGAATATGAATCACGGACAAAGACCTTCACCAAGGAGCGAGTGGAGCACGTCACTTTTAACTTCACCCTAGAAAACCAAGTCCATCTCGATGGATACTATTTTAATGACAAGTAGGGCTTTCTTCGTATACTGATGTGTAGCAAATATGGAACATGATGACCTCTGTTAGATAAAATGAGTTACATTGGCATATGATTGAAATggttcttttaaaaatcacaatattgATAGTTCAATTGAAACTCAAAGATCATATTGGAACTAGACtataacaaaatcaaaaatcagcCAATTATTTACCATGCAAAggtgtttcattttcagaacATAAAAAACGAAAGTCTATTTGGATCTAAATCTTCAAAATACCAATTAAATGGACTAAAATCAAAAGTCTATGATGGTCTGCTGTTCTCTGAAATTCAAACAAAAGTTTCACAGGTAATTTTGAGTTGTTACCTGTGAAACTGGGGTCTGGCAATTTTCATCTGACACATACATCAGGTGTTTGGTGACTCCCCCCTCTGatgaattcaaattcaaaaatacttcattaatcccagagggaaattaaatgctgttATAACTTATATTATCCGAGTTTCTTCAAAAGGTTGTTGTAGATACTGACTGGGCAAGGATGATCTCATGTAGCACTCTGTTGTACCGCGAATCTAAGGATTTGTGGGTGCAGTTGAAgcattatttctgcttttaggaTGTTAATCAGCTTCTCCCAGTTGTAAACCGCCTTGTTTCTTTGATTATGCATCATAGCAAATGTCCAtaagtaaaaatgtatcaagAAAAATACTTCCAGCTGCAAATCATCTAAAATCAGAGAGAATACTTGGCCAAAAATCATTATGCTTCTGCCAGAAACtgaggaagaaaaagacaagtgAGAATTTAAAGCTACTGGATCATTGTGTCATAATTGAAATGAATCAATTATGAATCatttcaaaagcttttaaacTTTGCGAAAATCATcattaaaatacacaatttaacataataaaacagGGACAGGAACACTGACGCGCTGTCACAGTGAATGCTTTTTCCAAAAGCCCAAAATGTAATCTGACTACATTACATTTAGTCAGATTAATGTAATGTACACATTTGTGTGAAAAGTCCGATTCTTAAAGGTGGCGCCCGCAATATAAATTAGTTATTCAAAAGTCTGTAGTGCAACTGAGTTATCTAAAGTTTGTGTGTGCAGGTTCCTCAGCCTGAAGATGAAGTCCATGGTGTTTGAAGACTCAGTGTTTGAAGAGTGCTACTTTGAGGACgtcacctccacacacacattcttcAGGAACTGCACCTTCATCGCCAGCTTGTTTTACAACACAGGTAAATACTATTACAGCAAATATTACAGTTAAATGTGATTTGGTGGGGAGtatggttttaattttaaaactgttgtcCGGTCATACTTCAGGACAGGTAGTTATAATGACAATGtgatattttgtctttattcctTGAATCTCccctgcaaaaaaacaaagcaaaacaaaacaatggttTGACAAGACAAGCGAAAGCAGAAACAACATGTCCTATTTTACAAGACTGTATGTGtcgtttttatatttctataatTCATCGAGATGGAAAttagaatagaaaagaaaatctgagaaaatctTTATTTGGGAATGTTACTATTactgataataataatgtaataatggACAAACAAGAAGGATTGCAGTAAGTAATGAGGAAGACTAATTCTACTCAAGTCAGTAAATGGTTTTCTGAattctttgaaataaacacaaagggaacaaatacttacacttacagtTTACATTTATCCATGGAAATTAGTTAGCTTAAAATTAATACACATAAATTAATCATTCgattttacagtgaaatacccagaaaaagaagagcagtgagaaacaacagaaacccTGTGATGCTTGTTACCCTGGGTTGCTCTTTAGCTGCACCAATCGTAAccacaacaacacaaacaaatccaGCACAGAAACAGACTGACGGGATTGGATGAGACGCAGCTCTTTGAGATTTAGAGAGCATAAATCGAACAGGGAACATGAGACAAACTTATCCGTGTGGGTGGAGACAGACTCACTTAAAGGCTCTTGTGACCGTCCTCTGCTTGTGGTTTTGATTCCTGCCGAAGGTCTAAATCAACATGTCAGAGTTGAAGCTGGGAATCACATCTGAGAGACTCTAACGCTTCTTTTGCTGACATTTTGTAGCCCTTCATTCTTAGCTGTGACAGATTTATTCTCGCCTATTTTTCTCAGGGAAAGCAGCAACCTCTTTCCTCTCACGCTTGAAGCCGACGACATATTCTTTTATTTCCGTCACTCatccataaaacattttttttttttaaagcattggATGACTGTAGTTTTAACATTGCCTTGGGGAAATCTATGTTCCCCAAGACAATGCTGGGGAATGTAACATTGTTCAGACAGCTTATGATTAGCTGTCTGAGCTGCTAATCATAAGCAGCTCAGACAGAAATATAGACAAACTGGAGCTGGAATAGGTCATTCTGAAAAGACAATTCAGTGTGCACAAGTTTAAGTTTAAGCAGTGGAAATATGGTAAGCCATTGTGTCATATTTTCTTCAAGTCATTGGAGCAGGTCCGGGAGAATCAGAAGACAgtgctattgttttttttattatttttgttactctGGATTTTTGTTGGCTGTTGCATAACCATGGCAACTttttgttgctatggttattcatgaaaaaaaaactttcacaaagTTAAAAAGTAAGAGCAAACATCCTTTCAACAACAAcatctaaaattaaataaataaaaacaatgcttCCACCCCAAAAATTATGAACGTAAAGAATGAATCAGAAGTGAGCGGGATGGTTCTGGAGGGATgccaaagacttgagactggttCCCTTTCCAGTGGGACGGCCACCATAAACATACACAGACAATAGAATggttttagatcaaagcattttctgctttagaatggcctagttaaagtccaggcATAAACCCAATTGGGAAtgtgtggcaagacttgaaaatggaGGGTGATTTCTGATTTTCATCCAATCAGTTGAGAGAGATGTCTGCTTCAGGTTAGATACTGACTTCAcataaaaacacctgaaaaccCCACATCTGAACTCTAAACCTTAAAACAACTTCTGTCTAAGCAATGACAGGCAGTTTAGTGTCTCATCTAaggtcaaaaaaacaaatctgtcattcccattttttaaaatggaatgCAAATTACTGCTTGCCGTACTAAACAAATGCGACAGGGAGTTCACCACActgtatttttgtaatgttttaagaGCCGTTCTTTTTCACCTTTGATCCGAGTCTCTGAAGTTGCAAGTCCTCTGTGGGAAAAATTACGCAACTTCTTTCTCTCCTCAGATTTGTTCAAGTACAGGCTTATCAACAGCAAGCTGATCAACAGCACGTTCCTCCACAACAAAGAGGGCTGCATGCTGGACTTCAGCGATGACTTCAACAACGCCTACATGATATACTTTGTCAACTTCCTTGGCACACTAGCTGTGCTCCCCGGGAACATTGTGTCTGCACTTTTGATGGACAAAATCGGCCGCTTGAGGATGCTGGGTAGGAAAACGCAATCAAGTTTGAATATTGACATTTGGCATGGCTGcaaaattgat from Xiphophorus couchianus chromosome 13, X_couchianus-1.0, whole genome shotgun sequence harbors:
- the LOC114156195 gene encoding synaptic vesicle glycoprotein 2A-like, yielding MEDGYQNRTAFIKGAKDIAKEVKRQASKKVGRSVDRMSDEYSKRSYSRFEEDDDDDYPMQGSQDGGYYRSDSQAANDDEGGHSDSTEGHDEDDEIYEGEYQGIPRADSGKGDLAGGPGSITAGAQQFKDVGASEAARRKDQEELAQQYETILQECGHGKFQWSLYFVLGLALMADGVEIFVVGFVLPSAEKDMCLSEPSKSMLGLIVYFGMMVGAFLWGAMADRIGRRQSLIISLSINSIFSFFSSFVQGYSTFLFCRLLSGVGIGGSIPIVFSYYSEFLSQEKRGEHLSWLCMFWMIGGIYASAMAWAIIPHYGWSFQMGSAYQFHSWRVFVLVCAFPSVAAIAALNAMPESPRFYLENGKHDEGWMILKQVHDTNMRAKGHPERVFTVTTIKTVKQVDELVDIGTDTPVWQRYRLKIMSLSQQIRNNILACFSPEYKRTTFMLMAVWFSMSFSYYGLTVWFPDMIKYIQKQEYESRTKTFTKERVEHVTFNFTLENQVHLDGYYFNDKFLSLKMKSMVFEDSVFEECYFEDVTSTHTFFRNCTFIASLFYNTDLFKYRLINSKLINSTFLHNKEGCMLDFSDDFNNAYMIYFVNFLGTLAVLPGNIVSALLMDKIGRLRMLAGSSIISCVSCFFLMFGNSESGMIALLCLFGGISIASWNALDVITVELYPSDKRTTAFGFLNALCKLAAVLGISIFQSFVGITKAVPILFAGGALAAGSFLATKLPETRGQVLQ